The proteins below come from a single bacterium genomic window:
- the efp gene encoding elongation factor P, with translation MAIANDLRKGNAVNKDGDLHVVLDLERVKPGKGGAYVQATMRNLRTGKSSQTRFSSTETVEIVPLVRRKLEYSYRDGHDYVFIDTDTFDQVPVPADLVDPSRGYLVEGAAYDVVFYESTPLQLDLPSSINLKVVEAPEWVKGDSATNVRKPVKLETGIEVQVPLFIKAGEVVKIDTRTGDYLSRA, from the coding sequence ATGGCCATCGCCAACGATTTGAGAAAGGGCAACGCCGTCAACAAGGACGGGGACCTGCATGTCGTCCTCGACCTCGAACGGGTCAAACCCGGGAAGGGCGGGGCGTACGTCCAGGCGACGATGCGCAATCTCAGAACCGGTAAGTCCAGCCAAACCAGATTTTCCTCGACGGAGACGGTGGAAATCGTTCCCCTGGTTCGGCGCAAGCTCGAGTACAGTTACCGCGACGGCCACGATTACGTTTTCATAGATACGGATACCTTCGATCAGGTTCCGGTGCCGGCCGATCTGGTCGACCCTTCCCGGGGTTACCTGGTGGAAGGCGCCGCGTACGACGTGGTTTTCTACGAATCGACTCCTTTACAGCTCGACCTCCCTTCCAGCATCAATCTCAAGGTGGTCGAAGCCCCCGAATGGGTCAAGGGCGACAGCGCCACCAATGTCCGCAAGCCGGTGAAGCTGGAAACCGGGATCGAGGTTCAGGTCCCGCTCTTTATCAAGGCCGGGGAGGTCGTTAAAATCGACACCCGCACCGGCGACTATCTGAGCCGAGCCTGA
- a CDS encoding antibiotic biosynthesis monooxygenase: MYAQILTINIKEGKIEELRELYRDYIVPEVSRQPGYRGFYLIDRPRQQQVQAITVWKNRDAADGGVEDNMFLEQRAGYPLYSTAPEREVQEILYFDLPK, from the coding sequence ATGTACGCTCAGATCCTTACGATCAATATCAAGGAAGGCAAGATCGAAGAATTGCGGGAGCTCTACCGGGATTACATCGTCCCCGAGGTCAGCCGTCAGCCCGGTTACCGCGGTTTCTACCTGATCGACCGCCCCCGCCAGCAGCAGGTCCAGGCGATCACCGTCTGGAAAAACCGCGATGCGGCCGACGGCGGGGTGGAGGACAACATGTTTCTCGAGCAGCGCGCGGGCTATCCCCTCTACTCCACCGCGCCCGAACGGGAAGTGCAGGAAATTCTCTACTTCGACCTCCCGAAATAA